The following proteins are co-located in the Labrys monachus genome:
- a CDS encoding ABC transporter ATP-binding protein produces MATIDIRAVRKNYGAVPILKGIDLSIASGEFVVLVGPSGCGKSTLLRLVAGLEDTSEGEILIDGATVNDLPPKDRDIAMVFQSYALYPHMSVRDNMSYSLKLRRKTRDFIADAVSRAGSKLGLDALQHRKPRQLSGGQRQRVAMGRAIVRQPKAFLFDEPLSNLDARLREQMRFEIRKLHRDLGATSVYVTHDQIEAMTMADRIVAMQSGVIQQVGSPLELYDDPANMFVAGFIGSPAMNFLEAEAQAGEGGVTLSVGSTPVAILPGQVLPAKVIVGIRPERVVLSGQGTVPMRVDLVEPTGLGTVVHLELGGQSLKLFTTDRPVLVPGETVTLAIAPEDLRLFDPASGARIRGA; encoded by the coding sequence ATGGCAACGATCGACATCAGGGCCGTCCGCAAGAATTACGGCGCCGTACCCATCCTCAAGGGCATCGACCTGTCCATCGCCTCGGGCGAGTTCGTCGTGCTGGTCGGCCCTTCCGGCTGCGGCAAGTCGACCCTGCTGCGCCTGGTCGCCGGGCTCGAAGACACGTCCGAAGGCGAAATCCTGATCGACGGCGCGACGGTCAACGACCTGCCGCCCAAGGACCGCGACATCGCCATGGTGTTCCAATCCTATGCGCTCTATCCGCATATGAGCGTGCGCGACAATATGAGCTACAGCCTCAAGCTCAGGCGCAAGACGCGCGATTTCATCGCCGACGCGGTGTCGCGCGCCGGCAGCAAGCTCGGCCTCGACGCGCTTCAGCACCGCAAGCCCCGGCAGCTCTCGGGCGGACAGCGCCAGCGCGTGGCAATGGGGCGGGCGATCGTGCGCCAGCCCAAGGCCTTCCTGTTCGACGAGCCGCTTTCCAATCTCGATGCACGCCTGCGCGAGCAGATGCGCTTCGAGATCCGCAAGCTTCACCGCGACCTCGGCGCGACCTCGGTCTATGTGACGCATGACCAGATCGAGGCGATGACGATGGCCGACCGCATCGTCGCCATGCAAAGCGGGGTGATCCAGCAGGTCGGCTCGCCGCTGGAACTCTATGACGATCCCGCCAACATGTTCGTCGCCGGGTTCATCGGCTCTCCCGCCATGAACTTCCTCGAGGCGGAAGCGCAGGCCGGGGAGGGCGGCGTCACCCTCAGCGTCGGCTCCACGCCGGTGGCGATTCTGCCGGGGCAGGTGCTGCCCGCCAAGGTGATCGTCGGCATCCGCCCGGAACGGGTCGTGCTCTCGGGGCAGGGCACGGTGCCCATGCGCGTCGACCTCGTCGAGCCGACGGGGCTCGGCACGGTGGTCCATCTCGAACTCGGCGGGCAATCCCTCAAGCTGTTCACCACCGACCGGCCCGTGCTCGTGCCGGGCGAGACGGTGACGCTCGCGATCGCGCCCGAGGACCTGCGCCTGTTCGACCCGGCGAGCGGCGCCCGCATCCGGGGCGCTTAA
- a CDS encoding carbohydrate ABC transporter permease, with the protein MRRSTRRLAYWTFHYALVAFFLLIALFPLFWIFKVSVTPNDLLYTEGVRLWPSRIGFDHYASVIGHTDFPVYFENSVIVATTTAILTTLISAAAGYSFSRFVYRGKFWIIGLMLITQMFPLVMIIAPIFKLFAPFHLNNSLTGLVIIYTTYNVPFAAFLMQSFFDGIPKDLEEAAMIDGATRFGALRQIILPLTLPGIAATLGFVFTAAWSELLFALMLNSKDSVVTFPVGLLNFVSKFSVDFGQMMAAAVLALIPVCLFFFLIQRYLVQGLTAGAVKG; encoded by the coding sequence ATGCGCCGCTCCACACGCCGTCTCGCCTATTGGACCTTCCACTACGCGCTGGTGGCGTTCTTCCTCCTCATCGCCCTGTTCCCGCTGTTCTGGATCTTCAAGGTCTCGGTCACGCCGAACGACCTCCTCTACACCGAAGGCGTGCGCCTCTGGCCCTCGCGCATCGGCTTCGACCATTACGCCTCGGTGATCGGCCACACCGATTTTCCCGTCTATTTCGAGAACAGCGTGATCGTCGCCACCACGACGGCGATCCTCACCACGCTGATTTCGGCAGCGGCCGGCTACAGCTTCTCGCGCTTCGTCTATCGCGGCAAGTTCTGGATCATCGGCCTGATGCTGATCACCCAGATGTTTCCGCTGGTGATGATCATCGCGCCGATCTTCAAGCTGTTCGCGCCGTTCCACCTCAACAACAGCCTGACGGGCCTCGTCATCATCTACACCACCTACAACGTGCCCTTCGCCGCCTTCCTGATGCAATCCTTCTTCGACGGCATTCCCAAGGACCTGGAGGAGGCGGCGATGATCGACGGCGCCACGCGTTTCGGCGCCCTGCGCCAGATCATCCTGCCGCTGACCCTGCCGGGCATCGCCGCCACGCTCGGCTTCGTGTTCACGGCGGCCTGGAGCGAGCTGCTCTTCGCCCTGATGCTGAATTCGAAGGACAGCGTCGTCACCTTCCCGGTGGGGCTGCTCAACTTCGTCTCGAAATTCTCCGTCGATTTCGGGCAGATGATGGCCGCCGCCGTGCTGGCGCTCATCCCGGTCTGCCTCTTCTTCTTCCTGATCCAGCGCTATCTGGTCCAGGGATTGACGGCCGGCGCCGTGAAAGGCTGA
- a CDS encoding carbohydrate ABC transporter permease gives MALADTAYRSQRRGRRFRLAVEPWLYAAPSIILIAAIMLVPLAIGMSYAFRDIQLLDPASGDYIGLDHFTDLWDDPNFWNALSNTIWWTVLSVAFQFFLGLILALLLNRPFPGRSAVQALVFLPWAVPSFLSGLNWAWMLNPVVGPVPHWLVSLGLMSTPDNILSSPTHALWGPIIANVWWGFPFFAIMLLAALQSIPQDIYEAAEIDGAGPIQRFFSITVPFLAPTVAITVLLRAVWIANAADLIVVMTRGGPADSTQILASYVFLQAFQHLDFGYASAIALVLLVLMLLYAGTLIALRQFLIRKG, from the coding sequence ATGGCTCTGGCCGACACCGCCTATCGATCCCAGCGAAGGGGGCGCCGCTTCAGGCTGGCGGTCGAGCCCTGGCTCTATGCCGCTCCCTCGATCATCCTCATCGCCGCCATCATGCTGGTGCCCCTCGCCATCGGCATGTCCTATGCCTTCCGCGACATCCAGCTTCTCGATCCCGCCAGCGGCGACTATATCGGCCTCGATCATTTCACCGATCTGTGGGACGATCCCAATTTCTGGAACGCCCTGTCCAATACGATCTGGTGGACGGTGCTGTCGGTGGCATTCCAGTTCTTCCTGGGCCTGATCCTCGCTCTGCTGCTCAACCGTCCCTTTCCGGGGCGTTCGGCGGTCCAGGCGCTGGTGTTCCTGCCGTGGGCGGTGCCGAGCTTCCTCTCCGGCCTCAACTGGGCCTGGATGCTCAATCCCGTCGTCGGCCCGGTCCCGCACTGGCTGGTGTCGCTCGGGCTGATGTCGACGCCGGACAACATCCTGTCCAGTCCCACCCATGCGCTGTGGGGGCCGATCATCGCCAATGTCTGGTGGGGCTTTCCCTTCTTCGCCATCATGCTGCTGGCGGCCCTGCAGTCGATCCCGCAGGACATCTACGAAGCGGCGGAGATCGACGGGGCGGGGCCGATCCAGCGCTTCTTCTCGATCACCGTGCCGTTCCTCGCCCCCACCGTCGCCATCACGGTGCTGCTGCGGGCGGTCTGGATCGCCAATGCCGCCGACCTGATCGTGGTGATGACCCGGGGCGGGCCGGCCGACTCGACCCAGATCCTGGCGAGCTACGTCTTTCTGCAGGCGTTCCAGCATCTCGATTTCGGCTATGCCTCGGCCATCGCCCTGGTGCTGCTGGTGCTGATGCTCCTCTATGCCGGCACGCTCATCGCGCTCCGGCAATTCCTGATCCGGAAGGGGTAA
- a CDS encoding ABC transporter substrate-binding protein, whose product MLGKLLLAATASLAVTIGATAGPAFADTTLKLTEVITSPERTETLKQIVKMFENANPGVHVEITSLPWGQAFEKFATMVSAGDTPDVVEMPDRWLSLYANNGMLESLEPYLAKWEHTKELNDRALQMGRTVANTAYGLPYGFYLRALFYNKKLFAEAGIAAPPKTVDDFVEDAKKVSALPGKYGYCLRGGPGGLNGWMMFGATMTGDATFFRPDGTSTMEDAGWVKGITILTDLYKNGYAPKDSVNWGYNEIVSGFYSGTCAMLDQDQDALIGIAGRMNKDDYDVVPMPKGPAGKAFPTIGYATWSMFSNSANKDLAWKLIATLDGPEGNLAWSKKNGTLPIYKSAESDPFYADPKFKGWFAELGDPDVVPLLMPMYLKEFGVFADSIAVKTTQQALLGQLSPGDLAKQWAAYLTKAQKKFLAKK is encoded by the coding sequence ATGCTTGGAAAATTGCTGCTGGCCGCCACGGCTTCGCTTGCGGTCACCATCGGCGCAACGGCCGGGCCCGCCTTCGCCGACACCACGCTCAAGCTGACCGAGGTCATCACCAGTCCGGAACGGACCGAAACGCTCAAGCAGATCGTCAAGATGTTCGAGAACGCCAATCCCGGCGTGCATGTCGAGATCACCTCGCTGCCCTGGGGCCAGGCCTTCGAGAAATTCGCCACCATGGTCTCGGCCGGCGATACGCCCGACGTGGTGGAGATGCCGGACCGCTGGCTCTCGCTCTATGCCAACAACGGCATGCTCGAGAGCCTCGAGCCCTATCTCGCCAAATGGGAGCATACCAAGGAGCTGAACGACCGCGCCCTGCAGATGGGACGCACGGTCGCCAACACCGCCTATGGCCTTCCCTACGGCTTCTACCTGCGCGCGCTCTTCTACAACAAGAAGCTCTTTGCCGAGGCCGGCATCGCCGCGCCGCCCAAGACGGTGGACGATTTCGTCGAGGACGCCAAGAAGGTGTCGGCGCTCCCCGGCAAATATGGCTACTGCCTGCGCGGCGGCCCCGGCGGGCTCAATGGCTGGATGATGTTCGGCGCCACCATGACCGGCGACGCCACCTTCTTCAGGCCCGACGGCACCTCGACCATGGAGGATGCCGGCTGGGTCAAGGGCATCACCATCCTCACCGATCTCTACAAGAACGGCTATGCGCCCAAGGACAGCGTCAACTGGGGCTATAACGAGATCGTCTCCGGCTTCTATTCCGGCACCTGCGCCATGCTCGACCAGGACCAGGATGCGCTGATCGGCATCGCCGGCCGGATGAACAAGGACGATTACGACGTCGTGCCGATGCCGAAGGGTCCCGCCGGCAAGGCCTTCCCGACCATCGGATACGCGACCTGGTCGATGTTCTCCAATTCGGCCAACAAGGACCTCGCCTGGAAGCTGATCGCCACGCTCGACGGCCCGGAGGGCAATCTCGCCTGGAGCAAGAAGAACGGCACGCTGCCGATCTACAAATCGGCCGAGAGCGACCCGTTCTATGCCGATCCGAAGTTCAAGGGCTGGTTCGCCGAACTGGGCGATCCCGACGTCGTTCCCCTGCTGATGCCGATGTATCTCAAGGAATTCGGCGTCTTCGCCGATTCGATCGCGGTGAAGACCACGCAGCAGGCCCTGCTCGGCCAGCTTTCGCCGGGCGACCTCGCCAAGCAATGGGCCGCCTATCTGACGAAGGCGCAGAAGAAGTTCCTGGCCAAGAAATAG
- a CDS encoding PLP-dependent transferase, protein MNEAFDDYAHASLVVAHDGDHAFDAVVPPIVQSSLFTFRTFEEMAATYRGEKSRPVYSRTTNPTTRAFEQKIAELECTEDAIGFASGMGAISSTVLAFVEPGDRIVCVEHVYPDAYRLFETLLKRWNVDTVYVDGKDHDAVARALPGARLFYMESPTSWMMEAHDVRALAALARGHGVITVIDNSCASPVFQQPIRLGVDLVVHSASKYISGHSDVVAGVAAGRRELIDVVRKTITPYLGAKLAPFEAWLLLRGLRTLPTRMKAHEASCLTIARRLKELAVVTAVYHPGLGNQLPPGMSGTSGLFSFAFDESIDIPAFCNALRLFKLGVSWGGHESLVVPALVSRAQNAGPNSAIDFGVSERIVRLHVGLEGADVLWADIAQAIGKAGG, encoded by the coding sequence AGCATTCGACGACTACGCACATGCGAGCCTGGTCGTCGCGCATGACGGCGACCATGCCTTCGACGCCGTGGTGCCGCCGATCGTGCAGTCCTCCCTCTTCACCTTCCGGACCTTCGAGGAAATGGCGGCGACCTATCGCGGCGAGAAGTCCCGCCCGGTCTATTCGCGCACCACCAATCCGACGACCCGCGCCTTCGAGCAGAAGATCGCCGAACTCGAATGCACCGAGGATGCCATCGGCTTCGCCAGCGGCATGGGGGCGATTTCCTCCACCGTGCTCGCCTTCGTCGAGCCGGGGGACCGCATCGTCTGCGTGGAGCATGTCTATCCGGACGCCTATCGCCTGTTCGAGACGCTGCTGAAGCGCTGGAACGTCGACACCGTCTATGTCGACGGCAAGGATCACGATGCGGTCGCCAGGGCCCTGCCGGGCGCGCGGCTCTTCTACATGGAGAGCCCGACGAGCTGGATGATGGAGGCGCACGACGTCCGTGCGCTGGCGGCGCTCGCCAGGGGCCATGGCGTCATCACCGTGATCGACAACAGCTGCGCCTCGCCGGTGTTCCAGCAGCCGATACGCCTCGGCGTCGACCTCGTCGTGCATTCGGCATCGAAATATATCAGCGGGCACAGCGACGTGGTTGCCGGCGTGGCGGCGGGCCGGCGCGAATTGATCGACGTCGTCCGCAAGACCATCACGCCCTATCTCGGCGCCAAGCTGGCGCCCTTCGAGGCCTGGCTGCTGCTGCGCGGCCTGCGCACCCTGCCGACCCGCATGAAGGCGCATGAGGCCTCGTGCCTGACGATCGCCCGCCGGCTGAAGGAATTGGCGGTGGTGACAGCCGTCTACCATCCGGGGCTCGGCAACCAGCTTCCGCCCGGCATGAGCGGGACGTCGGGCCTGTTCTCCTTCGCCTTCGACGAAAGCATCGATATTCCCGCCTTCTGCAACGCGCTGCGCCTCTTCAAGCTCGGCGTCAGCTGGGGCGGGCATGAGAGCCTGGTGGTGCCGGCTCTCGTCTCGCGGGCGCAGAATGCCGGCCCGAACTCGGCGATCGACTTCGGCGTGTCCGAGCGCATCGTCCGTCTTCATGTCGGCCTGGAAGGCGCCGACGTGCTCTGGGCGGATATCGCCCAGGCCATAGGCAAGGCCGGAGGCTAG